The Chryseobacterium scophthalmum genome has a window encoding:
- a CDS encoding WxL protein host-binding domain-containing protein: MKAGIVVLNGLSHSYQVENGKVYKGKIEIENTGNQSQNVKLFLQDYSYQSDGTIYYSTPHTNSKTNTDWITMNTNLITLKAKQKTEVYYEITVPNSLSVPGSYWSVIMVEPLEDIKPNDSKQGVSITSIIRYAIQIITDFDSEKAKPDLKFEDVKIEKEEGKQILKVAITNKGNLYCKPTANIEIYNKKTGEKLGNFSSQASGLLPQTSKYFYIDISKIPPEKYNAVLIATDEEENAFALNVELEVKND; this comes from the coding sequence TTGAAAGCCGGAATTGTTGTTCTGAATGGACTTTCTCACTCTTATCAGGTAGAAAACGGGAAAGTTTACAAGGGAAAAATTGAAATAGAAAATACCGGCAATCAATCACAAAATGTAAAACTTTTTCTTCAGGATTACAGTTATCAATCTGACGGCACCATCTATTATTCTACTCCTCATACCAACAGTAAAACCAATACAGATTGGATTACAATGAATACCAATCTTATTACTCTCAAAGCCAAACAAAAAACAGAAGTTTACTACGAAATAACCGTTCCTAACAGTCTTTCTGTGCCAGGAAGTTATTGGAGTGTGATTATGGTAGAACCTTTAGAAGATATAAAACCTAATGACAGTAAGCAGGGAGTAAGTATTACCTCCATTATTCGCTATGCCATTCAGATAATCACAGATTTTGATTCAGAAAAAGCAAAACCAGATTTGAAATTTGAAGATGTGAAAATTGAAAAAGAAGAAGGAAAACAAATCTTAAAAGTTGCTATTACCAACAAAGGAAATCTTTATTGTAAACCAACCGCCAACATTGAAATTTACAACAAAAAAACAGGAGAAAAACTCGGAAATTTCTCAAGTCAGGCATCGGGATTATTACCGCAAACTTCAAAATATTTTTATATCGATATCAGCAAAATACCTCCCGAAAAATATAATGCGGTACTGATTGCCACTGACGAAGAAGAAAATGCATTCGCCCTAAATGTAGAACTAGAAGTAAAGAATGATTAA